From Chryseobacterium gallinarum, one genomic window encodes:
- the pafA gene encoding alkaline phosphatase PafA, which yields MLRNISIAAATFLSVITINAQKNKNSQLERPKLVVGLVVDQMRWDYLYRFYGKYGNDGFKRLLNTGYSLNNVHIPYVPTITALGHTCIYTGSVPAIHGIAGNDWTDKETGKGVYCTADESVQPVGTTNTKTGSHSPKNLWSTTVTDELRLATNFQGKVIGVSLKDRASILPAGHTPNGAFWFDDSTGNFITSTWYMNDLPQWVKSFNAQNLPEKLVANGWNTLLPINQYTESAPDNSPWEGLLGSAKTPTFPYNDLAKDYQAKKDNIRYTPFGNTLTLKLAEASVEGEKLGGDAITDFLAINLASTDYAGHKFGPNSIEVEDVYIRLDQDLAEFFKYLDSKVGKGEYTVFLSADHGGAHSVGFLKEHKIPTGFFGEGAEKNLNQKLKDKFGADKLINAIDNYQIYFDRKVLADSKLELDDVRNFTVKELEKDPTVLYAVSVDKVQESSIPEPIRQRIINGINRQRSGDIQLISHDSMLPPYSKTGTTHSVWNSYDSHIPLIFMGWGVQHGESNKAYHMTDIAPTVSSLLKIQFPSGNVGNPITEVMGK from the coding sequence ATGCTTAGGAATATTTCAATTGCGGCAGCTACTTTCTTGTCCGTAATTACAATCAATGCGCAGAAGAACAAAAATTCTCAATTAGAAAGACCTAAATTGGTAGTAGGCCTGGTTGTAGACCAGATGCGTTGGGACTATTTATACCGTTTTTATGGTAAATACGGGAACGACGGTTTCAAAAGACTCTTGAATACAGGATATTCTTTAAATAATGTACACATTCCTTATGTTCCTACCATTACCGCTTTAGGACATACATGTATCTATACGGGATCTGTTCCGGCAATCCACGGTATTGCAGGAAATGACTGGACAGATAAGGAAACAGGTAAAGGGGTATACTGTACTGCTGATGAGAGCGTTCAGCCGGTAGGAACTACCAATACCAAAACCGGAAGCCACTCTCCGAAAAACCTTTGGTCTACAACGGTAACCGATGAGTTGAGGTTGGCAACCAATTTCCAGGGAAAAGTAATCGGGGTTTCCTTGAAAGACCGGGCTTCTATTCTTCCGGCAGGACACACTCCTAACGGGGCTTTCTGGTTTGATGACAGCACCGGAAACTTTATCACCAGTACATGGTATATGAATGATCTGCCTCAGTGGGTAAAATCATTCAACGCTCAGAACTTACCTGAGAAATTAGTTGCAAACGGCTGGAATACCTTGCTTCCGATTAATCAGTATACGGAAAGCGCACCAGACAATTCCCCTTGGGAAGGATTATTGGGAAGTGCGAAAACCCCTACATTCCCTTACAATGATCTAGCCAAAGATTATCAGGCTAAAAAAGATAATATCCGTTATACCCCTTTTGGAAATACATTGACGTTGAAGCTGGCGGAAGCTTCTGTAGAAGGTGAAAAACTGGGTGGAGATGCTATTACTGACTTTTTAGCTATCAACCTGGCTTCAACAGATTATGCCGGGCATAAATTCGGGCCTAATTCAATCGAAGTAGAAGATGTTTATATCAGACTGGATCAGGACCTGGCAGAGTTTTTCAAATACCTGGATTCTAAAGTGGGTAAAGGAGAGTACACCGTTTTCCTTTCTGCTGATCATGGAGGTGCTCATTCTGTAGGATTCCTTAAAGAACATAAAATTCCTACAGGTTTTTTCGGAGAAGGAGCTGAAAAAAATCTAAACCAGAAACTTAAAGATAAATTTGGAGCCGATAAACTGATCAATGCAATTGATAATTATCAGATTTATTTTGACAGGAAAGTTTTGGCAGATTCTAAACTTGAGTTGGATGATGTAAGAAACTTCACTGTTAAGGAACTCGAAAAAGACCCAACTGTTCTATACGCTGTTTCGGTAGACAAGGTTCAGGAATCCAGTATTCCGGAGCCTATCAGGCAGAGAATTATCAACGGGATCAACAGACAGAGAAGTGGGGATATCCAGTTGATTTCCCACGATTCTATGCTTCCTCCGTATTCTAAAACCGGAACCACACACAGTGTATGGAATTCTTATGACTCACACATTCCATTGATCTTTATGGGGTGGGGAGTTCAGCATGGAGAAAGTAATAAAGCGTATCATATGACGGATATTGCCCCTACAGTTTCTTCATTGTTAAAAATCCAGTTCCCGAGTGGAAATGTTGGAAATCCTATTACAGAGGTTATGGGAAAATAA
- a CDS encoding GNAT family N-acetyltransferase, protein MDIKKLLKLTDNPSLTWGHNGYTTDRIYSVSSIEYAGSFEFSLREKSFPYTKVWETGSEDIEELNLIIEKGHSFGAFINNELIGWIICEQRTWNNSFYIENILIDEKYRRLGVGIQLIKNAVKEARKLNCRVIELETQNTNYPAIQFYRRMGFNITGVNTRLYDNAEEIALFMTLDIE, encoded by the coding sequence ATGGATATAAAAAAACTACTGAAACTAACCGATAATCCCAGCCTCACATGGGGACATAACGGTTATACAACAGACAGGATATATTCAGTTTCTTCCATCGAATATGCAGGGTCTTTTGAATTTTCATTAAGAGAAAAATCTTTCCCTTACACCAAAGTCTGGGAAACCGGTAGTGAAGATATTGAAGAGCTTAATCTTATCATTGAAAAAGGTCATTCTTTTGGTGCTTTTATTAATAATGAACTGATAGGCTGGATCATCTGTGAGCAAAGAACATGGAATAACAGTTTCTATATTGAAAACATCCTGATTGACGAAAAATACAGGAGACTGGGAGTAGGAATACAGCTGATTAAAAATGCCGTAAAAGAAGCCAGGAAATTAAACTGTCGGGTTATAGAACTCGAAACCCAAAACACCAATTACCCCGCCATACAGTTTTACAGAAGGATGGGTTTCAATATTACGGGGGTGAATACAAGGCTTTATGACAATGCGGAAGAAATAGCGCTTTTCATGACGTTAGATATAGAATAG
- a CDS encoding M28 family metallopeptidase, whose translation MKKIIFTLSLIPITFQAQQIIRQDPEIVKYVSQVNTDSLKAHINALVSFGTRHTMSSATDPKRGIGAAKKWVLKKFRDYSKNAEGRMEIFMQSQLIQPDGKRIDRPTDLGNVIAIIHGTNPDDKRLFMMSGHLDSRVTDVMNIKDNAPGANDDGSGVAALIESARILSTSKFPASIVLVAFSGEEQGLLGSKMLAEKAKNEGWQLEALLNNDMISNNLSSETNLINGYQLRVFSEGLPQYELDKKASEIRKFGLENDGDSRQLARYIKEVGERYTDNFQVKLIYRNDRFLRGGDHTPFVEKGFPAVRLTEFNENFNHQHQDIRKENGVQYGDLPQFMDFDYFKKNVGINIAVLANLAKSPSKPENVKIEADKLTNFTTLSWEKPRSVEVAGYYVLMRETDASIWQKKTFTKENSISLPYSKDNYFFAVQAVTISGNESLIVVPKVK comes from the coding sequence ATGAAAAAAATAATTTTCACTTTGTCTCTCATTCCCATCACATTTCAAGCTCAACAAATTATTCGTCAGGATCCGGAAATTGTAAAATATGTATCACAGGTTAATACAGATTCACTAAAGGCACATATTAATGCTTTGGTAAGCTTTGGAACCAGGCATACCATGAGTTCTGCCACAGATCCTAAAAGGGGGATCGGAGCCGCAAAAAAATGGGTATTGAAAAAGTTCAGGGATTATTCGAAAAATGCGGAAGGAAGAATGGAAATTTTTATGCAAAGCCAGCTGATCCAGCCTGACGGCAAAAGAATCGATCGTCCTACCGATTTAGGAAATGTTATCGCTATCATTCATGGGACCAATCCCGATGATAAACGGTTGTTTATGATGAGCGGACACCTGGATTCGAGAGTAACCGATGTCATGAATATAAAAGATAATGCCCCTGGTGCCAATGATGACGGCAGCGGAGTAGCCGCCCTTATAGAAAGCGCAAGGATATTGAGTACTTCTAAATTTCCGGCAAGTATTGTATTGGTGGCTTTTTCAGGGGAAGAACAAGGCTTATTAGGATCAAAAATGCTGGCAGAAAAAGCGAAAAATGAAGGCTGGCAATTAGAAGCCCTGCTCAATAATGATATGATTTCAAACAATCTGAGCAGTGAAACAAATCTTATCAATGGATATCAGCTGAGAGTCTTTTCAGAAGGACTACCTCAGTATGAACTGGATAAAAAGGCTTCCGAAATCAGAAAATTCGGTTTAGAGAACGACGGAGATTCCAGGCAACTGGCAAGGTACATTAAAGAAGTGGGGGAGCGTTATACAGATAATTTCCAGGTGAAATTGATTTACAGAAATGATCGGTTTCTGAGAGGCGGCGACCATACTCCTTTTGTGGAAAAAGGATTCCCCGCAGTACGGCTGACGGAGTTTAACGAAAACTTCAACCACCAGCATCAAGATATCAGAAAAGAGAATGGCGTTCAGTATGGAGATTTACCGCAATTTATGGATTTTGATTATTTTAAAAAGAATGTCGGGATCAATATTGCCGTTCTGGCCAATCTGGCAAAGTCACCTTCAAAACCTGAAAATGTAAAGATTGAAGCGGATAAACTTACCAACTTTACAACTCTTTCCTGGGAAAAACCTCGATCGGTAGAAGTAGCAGGATATTATGTGCTGATGCGTGAAACAGATGCCTCAATATGGCAGAAAAAAACCTTTACCAAAGAAAATTCCATCAGTTTGCCTTATTCTAAAGATAATTATTTCTTTGCAGTACAAGCGGTAACCATTTCTGGAAATGAAAGCCTGATTGTAGTGCCGAAAGTGAAGTGA
- a CDS encoding S24 family peptidase, with amino-acid sequence MNLPIENQRVKNVIDYFCDGNVLRFSKEIGISQPRINRLFTIDTRSGKYPLVSFEIIQAIINKFIKIDSEWLIVGKGEMLKENINKSEGLITLEKAKEIYAPRLIPLYDGIITAGQVEVDMTPITDPVEFIDAGDWFRDATAAMRVHGDSMPNYTGSIAALKEVYDKSLLMYGQDYGIETSEYRTLKRIQKGTKKETVLLCSDNTERWEDGSEKGRLIHEPFEVKVDDIRRIFLVLGCVRRNHSSRIVYNNRK; translated from the coding sequence TAGATTATTTTTGCGATGGCAATGTATTACGCTTCAGTAAGGAAATCGGAATCAGCCAGCCAAGAATCAACAGATTATTTACAATTGATACCCGAAGTGGTAAATATCCACTTGTAAGTTTTGAAATAATACAGGCTATTATAAACAAGTTTATAAAAATTGATTCTGAATGGCTTATTGTTGGAAAAGGAGAAATGCTAAAGGAAAATATTAATAAATCCGAGGGATTAATAACACTTGAAAAAGCTAAAGAAATTTACGCCCCAAGATTAATTCCGCTTTATGATGGTATAATTACAGCGGGGCAGGTAGAGGTGGATATGACACCAATTACGGATCCCGTTGAATTTATTGATGCCGGAGATTGGTTTAGGGATGCAACTGCAGCAATGAGGGTTCATGGTGACAGCATGCCAAATTATACCGGCAGTATTGCGGCTTTGAAAGAAGTTTATGATAAATCGTTATTAATGTATGGCCAGGATTATGGAATAGAAACTTCTGAATATAGAACTTTGAAAAGAATACAAAAAGGAACAAAAAAAGAAACTGTATTACTTTGTTCCGATAACACCGAAAGATGGGAAGATGGATCAGAAAAGGGACGTTTAATACATGAGCCATTTGAAGTAAAGGTTGATGATATAAGAAGAATATTTTTAGTATTGGGTTGTGTAAGACGTAATCATAGTAGTAGAATTGTATATAATAACCGAAAATAG